In Miscanthus floridulus cultivar M001 chromosome 5, ASM1932011v1, whole genome shotgun sequence, one genomic interval encodes:
- the LOC136453015 gene encoding bifunctional riboflavin kinase/FMN phosphatase-like isoform X1, translated as MAAAHQVSAVIFNLDGTLLDTERATRDILNEFLAAYGKVPDAQKEEKRLGQMYLESTTGIISDYGLPLTVEEYSKAMHPLYLRRWQKAKPLPGVKRLVKHLHKNGVPLALASNSVRRNIDHKLPKLEDWGECFSVILGGDQVPNGKPSPDIFLEAAKRLGVNPSSCLVIEDSVVGVKGAKASGAKAVAVPSLQSQRKHYYIADVILYSLLDFDPELWRFPPFEDRIQGVLPIDPLPSNAGIGDKIINNLHWVISDDCTYECIPDQISGIYLGWAKSKVHGLSKVIIGTGWDFSQQTVERVMQVDFLDSSGRIETEPVKLLVIGYIRKLQSADAILQALNITDEDRSIAKEALDLPTFSEYANDLHLA; from the exons ATGGCCGCGGCGCACCAGGTCTCCGCCGTGATCTTTAATCTCGACGGCACCCTCCTTGACACAG AGAGGGCGACAAGGGACATCCTCAACGAATTCTTGGCGGCATACGGGAAGGTTCCCGATgcgcagaaagaggagaagaggcTGGGCCAGATGTATCTGGAGTCCACAACTGGGATCATCAGCGACTACGGGCTGCCGCTCACGGTCGAAGAATACTCCAAGGCGATGCATCCGCTGTACCTGAGAAG GTGGCAAAAGGCAAAACCGCTTCCAGGAGTGAAGAGGCTTGTCAAGCATCTTCATAAGAACGGAGTGCCACTCGCACTTGCTTCTAACTCCGTTAGGAGAAATATTGATCACAAACTTCCGAAACTAGAAG ATTGGGGAGAGTGTTTTTCTGTTATTCTTGGTGGAGATCAAGTCCCTAATGGGAAACCTTCCCCTGACAT ATTTTTGGAGGCTGCAAAGAGGCTTGGTGTAAATCCATCGTCGTGCTTGGTCATAGAAGATTCTGT CGTTGGAGTCAAGGGTGCCAAGGCTTCTGGGGCAAAGGCGGTTGCAGTACCATCACTTCAAAGTCAGAGGAAGCACTATTATATTGCTGATGTCATCCTCTATTCACTTTTAGACTTTGATCCTGAGCTATGGCGTTTTCCTCCATTTGAAGATC GCATTCAAGGTGTACTGCCGATTGATCCCTTACCTTCAAATGCCGGGATAGGTGATAAAATTATAAACAATCTTCATTGGGTAATTTCAG ATGACTGTACCTACGAGTGTATTCCTGACCAAATATCAGGAATTTATTTGGGTTGGGCCAAGTCCAAAGTGCATGGACTCTCCAAGGTGATCATAGGTACTGGGTGGGACTTCTCACAGCAGACTGTCGAAAGAGTGATG CAAGTAGATTTTCTTGATTCCTCTGGCAGGATTGAAACAGAGCCTGTGAAGCTGCTTGTAATTGGTTACATCCGGAAACTCCAAAGTGCG
- the LOC136453015 gene encoding bifunctional riboflavin kinase/FMN phosphatase-like isoform X2: MAAAHQVSAVIFNLDGTLLDTERATRDILNEFLAAYGKVPDAQKEEKRLGQMYLESTTGIISDYGLPLTVEEYSKAMHPLYLRRWQKAKPLPGVKRLVKHLHKNGVPLALASNSVRRNIDHKLPKLEDWGECFSVILGGDQVPNGKPSPDIFLEAAKRLGVNPSSCLVIEDSVVGVKGAKASGAKAVAVPSLQSQRKHYYIADVILYSLLDFDPELWRFPPFEDRIQGVLPIDPLPSNAGIGDKIINNLHWVISDDCTYECIPDQISGIYLGWAKSKVHGLSKVIIGTGWDFSQQTVERVMQVDFLDSSGRIETEPVKLLVIGYIRKLQSAVTGGGLS; encoded by the exons ATGGCCGCGGCGCACCAGGTCTCCGCCGTGATCTTTAATCTCGACGGCACCCTCCTTGACACAG AGAGGGCGACAAGGGACATCCTCAACGAATTCTTGGCGGCATACGGGAAGGTTCCCGATgcgcagaaagaggagaagaggcTGGGCCAGATGTATCTGGAGTCCACAACTGGGATCATCAGCGACTACGGGCTGCCGCTCACGGTCGAAGAATACTCCAAGGCGATGCATCCGCTGTACCTGAGAAG GTGGCAAAAGGCAAAACCGCTTCCAGGAGTGAAGAGGCTTGTCAAGCATCTTCATAAGAACGGAGTGCCACTCGCACTTGCTTCTAACTCCGTTAGGAGAAATATTGATCACAAACTTCCGAAACTAGAAG ATTGGGGAGAGTGTTTTTCTGTTATTCTTGGTGGAGATCAAGTCCCTAATGGGAAACCTTCCCCTGACAT ATTTTTGGAGGCTGCAAAGAGGCTTGGTGTAAATCCATCGTCGTGCTTGGTCATAGAAGATTCTGT CGTTGGAGTCAAGGGTGCCAAGGCTTCTGGGGCAAAGGCGGTTGCAGTACCATCACTTCAAAGTCAGAGGAAGCACTATTATATTGCTGATGTCATCCTCTATTCACTTTTAGACTTTGATCCTGAGCTATGGCGTTTTCCTCCATTTGAAGATC GCATTCAAGGTGTACTGCCGATTGATCCCTTACCTTCAAATGCCGGGATAGGTGATAAAATTATAAACAATCTTCATTGGGTAATTTCAG ATGACTGTACCTACGAGTGTATTCCTGACCAAATATCAGGAATTTATTTGGGTTGGGCCAAGTCCAAAGTGCATGGACTCTCCAAGGTGATCATAGGTACTGGGTGGGACTTCTCACAGCAGACTGTCGAAAGAGTGATG CAAGTAGATTTTCTTGATTCCTCTGGCAGGATTGAAACAGAGCCTGTGAAGCTGCTTGTAATTGGTTACATCCGGAAACTCCAAAGTGCG gtaacaggtggaggcttgagctga